Proteins encoded by one window of Streptomyces sp. NBC_01571:
- the rpmB gene encoding 50S ribosomal protein L28 — protein sequence MAANCDVCGKGPGFGNNISHSHRRTSRRWNPNIQRVRTVVSGTPKRVNACTSCIKAGKVSR from the coding sequence GTGGCTGCCAACTGCGACGTCTGCGGCAAGGGGCCGGGCTTCGGCAACAACATCTCGCACTCGCACCGCCGTACGTCCCGCCGCTGGAACCCCAACATCCAGCGTGTACGTACCGTGGTGAGCGGGACGCCGAAGCGCGTGAACGCTTGCACCTCGTGCATCAAGGCCGGCAAGGTATCGCGCTGA